The sequence GAGGAAGCCAACGACCGTGAACTCTTCGCCGCGACGGGTGTGTCTTGAACGCGGCGCTGCAGGAACGCAGCGAGGCGATCGTGTCACCGGCGGCTCCGGGAGCCGAACGCCTGTTGCGTTCGTACCTGCACAAGACGAGCAACAGCCTCTGCGGCATCAAGGGCTACGCCAGCCTGATCGCGACGCCGGACCAGGACACGGCCAAGAGCGCCGGCTGGGCCGAGAAGATCATCCGCGAAGTGGAGCGCATGGAGGCCATCTACCGGTCCGTGCACGACCTCACGGCCCCGAAGGGGAATCCCGATCGCGGCGTCGACCTGCCGGGCCTGCTCGATGACGTCTTCCGCGTCTGCGAGAGCCGCTGCCGCGGCCTGCAGGTGCTGTGCGGCCGCGTGCCCCGGGCCAGCCTGCTGTTGCCGAAAGGCGACCTCTGCCTGGTGCTCACGGAACTGCTGCTCAACAGCGTCGAGGGCGTCGAGGGGCAGCCGGGCCCCGCCCGGGTCGAGGTGACGGCGATGCGCGAGCCCACGGGGCGCCTGGCCCTGCGGCTGCGCGACAACGGGCCGGGCATCGACCCGCACCTGCTGCCGCAGGCCTGCGACCCGTTCGTGACGACGAAGGACGGCCACCTCGGGGTCGGCCTGACGAGGGTGCAGACCCTGCTCGAAATGTACGGCCTGGCGTGGACGCTGGTGAGCGCGCCGGGCGAAGGAACGGCGGTCACGCTGGAAGTGGCCGAAATCACGGGCTGAGCCCGGTTTCAGGGAGGAAAGGCACAGCGATGGCGAACAAGCGCAACCTGCTGGTAGTCGACGACGAACAGACGATGCGGGACTTCCTGGGCTCCTCGCTCGGAAGCCGCTTCCAGGTGCGGACGGCCAACAACGGCGCCGCGGCCCTGGCCGAGTTGAAGAAGCAGCGTTTCGACCTGGTCCTTTCCGACGTCCAGATGCCGGGCCGCGGCGGCCTCGAGCTGCTGGAAGACATCAACGCGCAGCTGGACTACCGCCCGCTCGTCGTGATGATGACCGCGTTCGGCTCCATCGCGCAGGCGGTGGAAGCGACCCGTCGCGGCGCCATCGACTACCTGACGAAGCCCTTCGGGCTCGACCAGCTGGACCACGTCCTGAACCGCGCCTTCGAGTTCGAGCAGCTCCGCACCGAGAACCGGACGCTGCGCACCACCGTCTCGGCCCGCCAGGAAACGCACGGCCTGCTCGGCAACAACGTCGCCATCATGCAGCTGCGCGAAAAGATCGCGATGATCTCCGATGCACGGGGCACCGTGCTCCTGCAGGGCGAGAGCGGCACGGGCAAGGAAGTGGTCGCCCGCGCCATCCACGACTCCGGTTCGCGCCGCGACGGGCCGTTCATCCGCATCAACTGTGCAGCGATCCCGGAGACCCTGCTGGAGTCGGAACTGTTCGGCTACGAGCGTGGCGCCTTCACCGGCGCCGTGTCGGCCCGCAAGGGCAAGTTCGAGCTCGCGGACGGCGGAACGCTGCTGCTCGACGAGATCAGCGAGATGCCGTTCGCCATGCAGGCCAAGCTGCTCCGTGTGCTCCAGGAACGCGAGATCATGCGCCTGGGCGCCAAGTATGCCACGAAGACCGACGTGCGGATCATCGCGACCAGCAACCGCAACCTGAAGGACGAAATCAAGGCCCGCACGTTCCGCGAGGATCTGTACTTCCGCCTCAATGTCATCCCGCTGCGGATCGTCCCCCTGCGCCTGCGGAAGGACGACATCCCGATGCTGGCCACGCACTTCTGCCAGGTGTTCTGCGCCGAGAACGGGC comes from bacterium and encodes:
- a CDS encoding HAMP domain-containing histidine kinase, whose translation is MNAALQERSEAIVSPAAPGAERLLRSYLHKTSNSLCGIKGYASLIATPDQDTAKSAGWAEKIIREVERMEAIYRSVHDLTAPKGNPDRGVDLPGLLDDVFRVCESRCRGLQVLCGRVPRASLLLPKGDLCLVLTELLLNSVEGVEGQPGPARVEVTAMREPTGRLALRLRDNGPGIDPHLLPQACDPFVTTKDGHLGVGLTRVQTLLEMYGLAWTLVSAPGEGTAVTLEVAEITG
- a CDS encoding sigma-54-dependent Fis family transcriptional regulator encodes the protein MANKRNLLVVDDEQTMRDFLGSSLGSRFQVRTANNGAAALAELKKQRFDLVLSDVQMPGRGGLELLEDINAQLDYRPLVVMMTAFGSIAQAVEATRRGAIDYLTKPFGLDQLDHVLNRAFEFEQLRTENRTLRTTVSARQETHGLLGNNVAIMQLREKIAMISDARGTVLLQGESGTGKEVVARAIHDSGSRRDGPFIRINCAAIPETLLESELFGYERGAFTGAVSARKGKFELADGGTLLLDEISEMPFAMQAKLLRVLQEREIMRLGAKYATKTDVRIIATSNRNLKDEIKARTFREDLYFRLNVIPLRIVPLRLRKDDIPMLATHFCQVFCAENGRSLLPISEPAMRCLVAMDWPGNVRQLQNVIERAVILCTGPELDREILGLSEEMDATEKGRELGGDLTLRDMERELILRKLQTTRGNRTKAAQELGISVRTLRNKLNIYTDLGVEIPG